A section of the Oncorhynchus tshawytscha isolate Ot180627B unplaced genomic scaffold, Otsh_v2.0 Un_contig_740_pilon_pilon, whole genome shotgun sequence genome encodes:
- the pmm2 gene encoding phosphomannomutase 2 isoform X2 produces the protein MSEAVDTTTLCLFDVDGTLTAARQRVTPGMEDFLQRLRRRVRVGVVGGSDFIKIKEQLGDDVVEKVDYLFAENGLVAYQNGQLVAVQSIQAYMGEDLLQDFINFCLNYLAKITLPRKRGTFIEFRNGMLNVSPVGRSCSQEERIEFYQLDQKERIREKFVAVLQEEFKGKGLTFSIGGQISFDVFPEGWDKRYCLGLVEKDSYKTIHFFGDKTKPGGNDYEIYADPRTIGHEVTCPEDTQRICQDLFFN, from the exons ATGAGTGAAGCTGTCGACACCACGACGCTGTGTCTCTTCGATGTGGACGGGACGCTGACTGCCGCCCGACAG AGGGTGACTCCCGGGATGGAGGACTTTCTGCAGCGTCTGCGGCGGCGTGTTCGAGTCGGCGTGGTGGGGGGGTCGGACTTCATCAAGATCAAAGAACAACTGGGAGATGATG TGGTCGAGAAGGTGGACTATCTGTTTGCTGAAAACGGATTGGTGGCCTATCAGAATGGACAGCTGGTAGCAGTACAG AGTATCCAGGCGTACATGGGGGAGGATCTTCTTCAAGACTTCATCAACTTCTGTCTCAACTACCTGGCCAAGATTACACTACCCAGGAAGag GGGGACGTTTATAGAGTTCCGTAATGGAATGTTGAACGTGTCACCGGTCGGGCGGAGCTGTagtcaggaggagaggatagagttcTACCAGCTGGACCAA AAAGAACGAATCAGAGAGAAGTTTGTTGCCGTTCTTCAAGAGGAGTTTAAAGGCAAAGGACTGACCTTCTCTATAG GTGGTCAGATCAGTTTTGATGTGTTCCCAGAGGGCTGGGACAAGCGTTACTGTCTGGGCCTGGTAGAGAAAGACTCCTATAAAACCATACACTTCTTTGGAGACAAAACTAAACCT GGGGGAAACGACTATGAGATCTATGCAGATCCCAGAACCATCGGGCATGAAGTCACCTGCCCTGAAGATACACAACGTATCTGTCAAGACCTGTTCTTCAACTGA
- the pmm2 gene encoding phosphomannomutase 2 isoform X1, with the protein MSEAVDTTTLCLFDVDGTLTAARQRVTPGMEDFLQRLRRRVRVGVVGGSDFIKIKEQLGDDVVEKVDYLFAENGLVAYQNGQLVAVQSIQAYMGEDLLQDFINFCLNYLAKITLPRKRYALSLSHTISVCVNYLTKITLPRKRGTFIEFRNGMLNVSPVGRSCSQEERIEFYQLDQKERIREKFVAVLQEEFKGKGLTFSIGGQISFDVFPEGWDKRYCLGLVEKDSYKTIHFFGDKTKPGGNDYEIYADPRTIGHEVTCPEDTQRICQDLFFN; encoded by the exons ATGAGTGAAGCTGTCGACACCACGACGCTGTGTCTCTTCGATGTGGACGGGACGCTGACTGCCGCCCGACAG AGGGTGACTCCCGGGATGGAGGACTTTCTGCAGCGTCTGCGGCGGCGTGTTCGAGTCGGCGTGGTGGGGGGGTCGGACTTCATCAAGATCAAAGAACAACTGGGAGATGATG TGGTCGAGAAGGTGGACTATCTGTTTGCTGAAAACGGATTGGTGGCCTATCAGAATGGACAGCTGGTAGCAGTACAG AGTATCCAGGCGTACATGGGGGAGGATCTTCTTCAAGACTTCATCAACTTCTGTCTCAACTACCTGGCCAAGATTACACTACCCAGGAAGaggtacgctctctctctctctcacaccatctctgtctgtgtcaACTACCTGACCAAGATTACACTACCCAGGAAGag GGGGACGTTTATAGAGTTCCGTAATGGAATGTTGAACGTGTCACCGGTCGGGCGGAGCTGTagtcaggaggagaggatagagttcTACCAGCTGGACCAA AAAGAACGAATCAGAGAGAAGTTTGTTGCCGTTCTTCAAGAGGAGTTTAAAGGCAAAGGACTGACCTTCTCTATAG GTGGTCAGATCAGTTTTGATGTGTTCCCAGAGGGCTGGGACAAGCGTTACTGTCTGGGCCTGGTAGAGAAAGACTCCTATAAAACCATACACTTCTTTGGAGACAAAACTAAACCT GGGGGAAACGACTATGAGATCTATGCAGATCCCAGAACCATCGGGCATGAAGTCACCTGCCCTGAAGATACACAACGTATCTGTCAAGACCTGTTCTTCAACTGA